A region of Pyxidicoccus parkwaysis DNA encodes the following proteins:
- a CDS encoding peptidoglycan-binding protein — protein MVAIARASSTAALRQTASASLPTLREGSKGAAVVSLQNKLKAAGFNPGAADGSFGSKTEAAVKAFQKSRGLAADGVVGPKTWGALNKPASSGGSGPTLKPGAKGEPVRALQNRLNALGFNAGAADGSFGPKTEAAVKAFQKSRGLTADGVVGPKTWDKLGIKVSGTPSTGGGGGKVVTGYVNGVPRNITVASIPNGKVLRSDAAAAFNRMHAAARAAGINITVNSGFRTMAEQQALYRAYQNGTGNLAAKPGYSNHQGGIATDLNVGSTSSSTYRWLAAHAKEYGFVRTVPSEPWHWEYRR, from the coding sequence ATGGTCGCTATCGCCCGTGCGTCGTCGACAGCCGCTCTTCGTCAGACTGCCAGCGCCTCGCTGCCCACGCTTCGTGAGGGCTCGAAGGGCGCGGCGGTGGTGTCGCTGCAGAACAAGCTGAAGGCCGCGGGCTTCAATCCCGGCGCGGCGGACGGCTCGTTCGGCTCGAAGACGGAGGCCGCGGTGAAGGCCTTCCAGAAGTCTCGCGGGCTCGCGGCGGACGGCGTGGTGGGGCCCAAGACGTGGGGCGCGCTGAACAAGCCCGCGTCGTCTGGAGGCTCGGGGCCCACGCTGAAGCCGGGAGCGAAGGGCGAGCCCGTGCGCGCCCTGCAGAACCGCCTCAACGCGCTCGGCTTCAATGCCGGGGCGGCGGATGGCTCGTTCGGCCCGAAGACGGAGGCCGCGGTGAAGGCCTTCCAGAAGTCCCGAGGCCTGACGGCCGACGGAGTCGTGGGCCCCAAGACGTGGGACAAGCTGGGCATCAAGGTGTCGGGCACGCCGTCCACGGGCGGCGGTGGTGGGAAGGTCGTCACCGGCTATGTGAATGGAGTGCCGCGAAACATCACCGTGGCCTCCATTCCCAACGGCAAGGTGCTGCGCTCGGACGCGGCGGCGGCGTTCAATCGCATGCACGCGGCGGCGCGCGCTGCGGGCATCAACATCACCGTCAACAGCGGCTTCCGCACCATGGCGGAGCAGCAGGCCCTGTATCGCGCCTACCAGAATGGCACGGGCAACCTGGCCGCGAAGCCTGGCTACTCGAATCACCAGGGCGGTATCGCCACGGACCTCAACGTGGGAAGCACCAGCAGCTCCACGTATCGCTGGCTGGCGGCGCACGCGAAGGAGTACGGCTTCGTGCGCACCGTGCCTTCCGAGCCGTGGCACTGGGAGTACCGGCGCTGA